TCTCAGTTTTATCAAACCGTAGGGCTCAATAATTTGCTGGGGCCGTTCAGGTGAATCCGGCACCTTTCGAGCTGCGGTTCGGCGCCTACGCTATTGACTGTGTGATCACGGCCGTGATATCGTTGTTAATATGTCTGGCTTTAGCGTGTCTGGTGACTCCGGTGAAGTTCCTCAGCACTTGGTCACTGACTTCATGGATATACTGGACGATATTCGAAGGCACCTACGGAGAAAGCCCAGGTAAACGGGTTTTCGGACTCAAGGTCGTCAACGAAGAAGGAGAGGCGTGAGTTTCCCGGAGGCGGCAATTCGAAACGTTTCGAAGGCCTCACCAGTAGTATGCTACGTGGACGGTGCGTTGGTTCTGCTGACTGAATCACGACAACGGATGTTCGATCTCCTGGCGGGGACGTTAGTCGTTACTTCAGGATGAGTTGTCTTGCGACGGAGTTTGCCATGTGATCACCGCAGAGCTCTCGAACTACCTCTAGGCAAGCTTCGATCGCGAATGCCGGGCCCCTACTAGTCACCACGTTCCCGTCTCTCACCACCCCTTTAGGCACGGGCTCCGCGCCGTTCACCTTGAGCTCCGCTTCAAATCCTGGGTATGTGGTCGCCTTCCTTCCACGTAGAACCCCAGCCTCCGCAAGGACTAACGCTCCAGAGGATAAACCCACTACTACACCACCGTCGGATTCCACAGACTGGATGAGGTTCAGGCAGTGCCGATAACCGATCAGCGTCGTGGGCGCGGATCCGCCGGGCACGATTACACCCTCATAATCGCCCCCCTCGACATCCCACACCGTGGAGTCGATGTCCACTTCCATACCCCCCATCCCTTCAGCGCGCTCCTCGACTCCCACCAGATCCCACTCGAGCCCGCCGCGTGAGAGTACACTCACGACTGCGCCGAACTCGATCTCTTCAAACCCGTCGTCCACTAGTACAGCGATCAAGGGGGAACCTCCCTTGCTCGTCGTCTCCCTGGGGTGTCCGAAGATCCCACCGAAAATCTCCTCCGCAATTTACGCGTGTCACCGGTATGACGATAGAGTGTTGGTACTCAGCACCGAGACAGGATGTAAGCTCCTCGAGTACGCCGACCCTGAGGGGCTGTACGTGGATGAAACTCGAACGTACGAGAAATACCTAGAGGATCCTGACGCCGCCGGTATCCTGCTCGCGTTCGTGACGAACGATGCAGAGCTACAGATAGCGGTCACCCTTAAGGAAGTATCCGAACCCGACGACGCGAGAGCTGTGTGCATCGAAGAGTTCGAGGATCGGCTCGAGGACTACGGGTTCCTCACCGCACCGGTAACTGGTCGGCGGTGGAAGCACGACCCGAAGAGGTGGGTTAAGGCGGTCGAGGACGTGTTGGGGGCGAGTCGATGACGTTCTGTCTTGAGGAGCGGGAATACGAGATACTTATGGCGAGAAGGCCGTTCGGCGACTGTGCGAGATACATTGAATCGAAGTTTGGAAACATCATCAAGTTGCGGCCTGGTGAGGAGGTTCTGCCTGGGCTTCGGGTGATAGGATGCGGAAAGATCCCAGTAGCGTACGGGGATGGTTGGATCGTACTACCGATAACGAAACCGTGTCACGGAAGCTTCGTCGTGAAGGTAGAAATTAGTGCGGAAGAACTCGAGTGGTTCCGTAAGAAGCACGTAAGCGGGCGTTAGCGGCGTCCACCACGACCCGTCTTCCGGGCCGCGATGTGACCGACCTTCCTACCCGGCGGGTCACCTCTAGCGATCGTCGTGGGCTTACCCGGACTCTGGTGATTACCTCCACCGAACGGGTGGTCGACGGCGTTCATCGCGACACCGCGTACTTTCGGCCACTTACCACCCTTGCTGCGCATGTGGTGATACTTCTTACCCGCCTTAACGAACGGCTTCTCGCGCTTACCGCCACCGGACATGACACCGATCGTGGCCCGACATCGTGGGTCGAACGTGCGTACCTTACCGGAGGGGAGCTGCACGTAGGTACGTCCGACATCGTGGGCGATGATGGTGGCGTAGCATCCGGGCGCCCGCGCGAACTTACCGCCGTCGCCCGGCTGTCCCTCGATGTTGAATATGGGAACTCCTTCCGGGATCTCCGCGAGTGGAAGCGTGTTGCCGGGTTTGATCTCCGCAGACACACCGCACTCTATGGTGTCGCCTACCTTGGTCCCCTCGGGCACTAATATGAGCCGCTCCTCTCCGTCCTCGAACCTTACTCTAGCAACTGGAGCGTTGCGCGCCGGATCATGGAGCAGCTCGACTACCTTACCGGCGACCTTGCCCTTCTTTTCCTGTTCATCATAAGGCCTATGCTCTATACGACCGCGGTAACGGTGAGATGGAGCGCGGTACGTAGGCCCGCCACGTCCCAGCCGTTGCGGGCGGATACGCTTGCCCATCTCGGAAGCCCCCTACAGAATCCTTAAGTCGACTGCGACGTCCTCAGCGCGGTACTCCGGCTTTAACTTGACGTAAGCTTTTTTCTCCCCGGTCGGGGTGATCAGGGTGTTTACCTTTTCCACCTCAACATCGAACAGCTCCTCGACGGCCCTCTTGATGAGAGGTTTGTTGGCATCCCGCCGTACGATGAAAGTGAGCTTGTTCTCCGCCTCCATCAACCGCATCGCCTTCTCAGTGGCCACTGGGTACAGTAGGACGTCGTGTGGGTCTTCGATCTTAGGACCGTATCTCTTGGCCACGGTTTACTCCCCCAAGCGCTCTTCCAGGACCTCCAGAGCTCCGGGTGTGAACACGGTCAGTCGCCCGGGATGCGCACCGGGAGCCAGGTGTTCAACGCCCAAGTGCATCGCCTCGACGACGTCGACGCCCGGGTGGTTCCTGGCACCTAACTTGATACCATCGTCCTCATCCACCACGATGAGCACGCTCTTCGGCTTCACGTACCGCCGACCGCGCCGCTTTCCTTTACCCGCGCGAATACGTCGCTTGCGCTTGGCCCGCTCTACGTCGGCCCACAACCCGACGTTCTTGAAGAATTCCCGGACCTCCCTGGCCTTGTTCACGCTCCTTAGCTCGTCCACGACCACCACTGGGAGGTGTGGAACGTCATCGATTACATGGCCGCGCTCCTTCACGAACTCGGGCTTGGCAGTCGCCGCCAGAGCGGATCTGAGCGCCACACGTCGCTCCTTCCTGTTAACTCGCTGAGCCCAGTCCTTTTCTGGCGTCGGTGCGTGGGCCTTCTGCCCTCCGACCGCCTGGGCGACCCTGGCGGCCCTGCCGGCCGCCGGATGTCTTCGTCCCTTCACCCTCGGAACCATCGCCACGCCGTGACCGGCGCCCCAGGACTCGGCGCTAGTCCTGAAACCGGCGCGCGGATCGGTACCGTAGGGTTGGCGGCGGTTAGCCTGAGCCGCAAGCACCGCGCGCCGGATGAGGTCCTTACGGACCGGCTCCTTGAAGAAAGACGGTAGGTCGATTGTGTCGACATCTTCACCCTCGAGGTTGAAGACGGGAGCTTCCACCATTCACTACCCCCTTAAGCGCTCGTGGGGCCTCCGAGCTGCTCCACGATCTCATCCTCGGAAGCCTTCGGCCGAACACCCTGCTGCGATGTTCGGCTGATGTACAGGATCTCGGGCGCTCCTTCGGGCGCGTTCTTCGGCGGTCGCACGGCAGGTCTTACCCGGATCAACCTCTTCTTCGGTCCAGGAACCGTGCCGTGAATCATGATGTAATCACCGCTGACGACTCCATAGTTAACGAAACCTCCGCGCGGAGTGACTTCCTCACCGTCCTCTCCGATCTTGAGGATGCGCTTATTGTGCTCGGTGCGCTGGTGATAACCCACTTGACCCGCCATTGGGACGGTCCACCTCACCCTGGAGGGTGTGATCGGACCTATCGATCCGATGTGCCGCCCTTTCTGCTTCCGCTGAGCCTTACGGTCCTGGATCGTAACACCCCAGCGCTTCACCACGCCCTGGAAGCCCTTACCCTTCGTAATTGCGGAAACGTCCACGATCTCGCCCTCGTCGAAGACGTCCTTGGCTCTGATCTCCTCGCCGAGTATCTCTACAGCGTACTCGAAACGCTCCCGTACGTCCTTACCGCCGATCCTGTGCTCCATGACGTCGGGCTTCTTCTTCGGAACTCCAGCCTTCTTCGGCTGTGTGGCCACGATAACCCTGATCTCCTCCACGATACCCTCGTCGACGAGCTCCTCGATCTTGTCCAGATCTCCAGCCTCGCCATCCTTGGGTACCGTGAACACCCGGTCCATCTCCAGCTCCTCGGGAATCTCCACCCACGCCTCGGTCACGCACTTGTAACCGTCCGGCGTGGGCGCGTAAGCGCGGATGGCGGCGACGTACATCGGAGGGGCATCGAGGATCGTTACGGGCACCGAGATTTCTTCACCTTCGGTCGGACTGTTAGGCCAGTCATCGATCATGATGACGTGGGTCATTCCGGCCTTGTAACCTGCGAATCCTTGCACGCGCACTCTCTCCTCGTCCGGCCAACTTCGGATCCTAGGAACGGGCCGTGAGGCACGCTTCCTCGGACTGAAGGCCAGAGAACCGCGTCTTGGCCTACCTGGATTCCTGCGTCCACCGCGTCCCATCGGCCGTTTCCCCCAATCCTCCACCGTTTTCTCGGCTCCGGCGGGACGGGTCCGACCGTATAAAGTTTGAGCGTGCGGCGAGGTTTTTGAGTTCGGACGCAAGTTGATCTGGAGGAGAAAAAGAATCGTCGGGGCTTGGAAGCAGTGGACGTCAGATCCGCCGAGCGCTTGCTGGAAGACCTGAAGGAGTTCGCTGAACGCGTGAACAAAGCCTTCTCCAGGATCAACCCGCAGATCATGGAGCGTCGAACTCCCAGAGGATGGCTTCGTGAGATGGTGAGGGAGTACTTCGAGAACCTGGGAGCCGAAGTGCTCCGGGAGGCATGCGAGATCGCCAAGGAGGATATCAGAAGTTACCGAGAGCTGGACGAGCTGCTCCAAGAGATCGAGTGCTCCACCGATCGAGAAGAGGACGTTTTGTACGTACGTCGAGCCCTCCTCAGGTACATGTTCTGCAGGACGTACACGCTCCAGCGATTATTAGTCCGACTGTACTGGAGCCTGAACGCCGGGACAGCGGACGTCGCCGAGCTCGTGGGGATGCTCCGCAAAATGGACCTGTTCGCAGAAGAGGCTCAACTCATTTACCCCGTAACGCCGGACGTGGAAGACCTACGTGAAGTGGTGAAGGATGCGATCCAGGTCATCGGGAATGATGTCGGGGCAGGAACCGAGGAAGAAGATGACCGTTTAGAACCAGAACCCAAGCTCGAGGTGTGCGTCGTTCGCGGGAAGCTACCCGCTTTCGTGGATCCGGATACGGGCGCGGGGGTGCCACCCTCAAAGGAGGGAGATTTATTAATGGTTGGGGAGACGGCCGCGCGGATCCTCTCGGAACGGGGGCGTCGATGGGGCGGTCCCTTCGCGGAACACATCCGAAGGTGGAGGGGGTGAGTCGTTGGCCAAGATCCCGAAGAAAATCCGAACGTACTGCCCATACTGCAGGAAACACACCATCCACGAGGTAGAGCGTGCCAAGAAGAACCCAGCGAGAAAGATGTCGTGGGGACAACGTCAGTTCGAGCGTGTTCTGAAGGGATACGGTGGATTCCCACGTCCCAAGCCGTCGGGAGAGAAACCCACGAAGAAAGTGGATCTGCGCTACCGATGTACCGAATGTGGTAAAGCCCACACTCGGAAGGGTTGGCGGGCCGGTACCCTTGAGATTACCGAGGAGTAGGGGGTGAGATCGTTTTGGATGAGGAGCGATTCCTGAAGAGGTTCACCGAGTCCGACCTCGTACCGCAGCCTCGTAGCAGATTCCTCCGCGTGGAGTGCGTGGATTGTGGTAACGAGCAGATCATATTCGGAAACGTGAGCACCGAGGTGAAGTGCCACATCTGCGGCCGTACTCTAGCCAAGCCGACCGGCGGTAAGGCCAAGATCCTCACCAAGATCAAGGAGGTGCTCGAGTAATGCCCAGAAAGTTGCGTGATATTCCCGAAGAAGGCGAGATAGTGATGGCCACGGTAGAGCGTGTTGAGGACCACGGAGCTTTCGTCACGCTGGACGAGTACCCTGGAGTGGACGGATACATCCATATCTCTGAGGTGGCAAGCGGTTGGGTCAAGAACATCGGTGACTACGTCAAGGAGGGTCAGAAAGTAGTCGCCAAGGTTATCCGCGTGAACCCGAAGCGTAAGTACGCCAATCTCTCACTCAGGAAGGTCACCGACCACCAGCGCAAGGAGAAACTGAAGGAGTGGAAGCGTGAGCAGAGGGCCGAAAAGCTCCTCGAGATGGTCGCAGAAGAGCTCGGCAAGGACCTGGACGAAGCTTACGAGGAGGCCGGGTACAAGCTGATCGAGGAATACGGGTCCCTTTACGATGCACTGGAAAGGGCGGCCGCCGAGGAAGGACCGGAACCACTCCTCAAGGCCGGAATACCGGAAGAGTGGGCAGAAAAGCTCGCGGAACTGGCGATTGAGAACATCGAGCCGGGTCGCGTGAAGATCGAGGCGTACGTCGATCTCACATGCCCGGCTCCGAACGGTGTAGAGATAATCCGAGAGGCGCTCGAGAAGATCGAGGAGTTCCAGCAAGGTGACGTTAAAATGGAAGTACAGTACGTAGGAGCTCCACGATACCGAATCACCGTGGACGCCCCAGATTACCGAACGGCTGAGAAAATGGTCAGGAAGGCAGCTCAGGCCGCGATCGACCACGTGGAAGAGCACGGAGGCGAGGGAGAGTTCCACCGGGAGATCGAGGAGGGGTAAAGCGTGCCTAAACGACTACGCAGGTGTAGGGAGTGCGGGGAATACACGCTTCAAAGGGACAAATGCCCGCATTGCGGTGGAAATCTGGAAGTGCCGCACCCGCACCGATTCTCCCCGGAAGATCCGTACGGTAAATATCGGAGGAAGCTGAAGAAAAGGATGTGGGCCGAGAAATTCGGCCCGCCTCCTGGCGAGGGGGATTAAAATTTGGACTTGCTGGAGCTGGCTCGTGGGAACACCGTGATTAAGTTCGATTTCGAGCCGGAGGTGGAAAAGCCGGTCCTCGTGGAAGGGCTTCCCGGTATCGGGCACGTGGGTAAGCTAGCCGCCGAGGCGATGATCGAAGACTTAGGTGCCGAAAAGTTTGCGGAGCTGTACTCACCGCACTTCCCGCCACACGTATCCGTGAACGAGGATGGTATTGTGGAAGTGATGAGGAACGAGTTCTACGTGTACGAATCCGAGGGTAACGAACCCGACATCATCTTCCTCATCGGCGAGGCGCAGGCGCAGGGTGAACTCGGACAGTACAAGGTCACCATCCGCATACTGCAAACCGTTAAGGAGTTCGGAACGGAAATGATCTTCACACTCGGAGGCCTCGGAACCGGAACCGTCCCGACTGAACCAAAGGTCGTCGGGGCGGCTACGCACAAGGAACTTATCGACCTGCTAAAGGAGCACGGCATTGAAGTCCGCAGCGGCGACAAGGGCGGCAATATCGTAGGAGCTTCCGGTCTGCTGCTCGGCTTCGGGAAGATGATGGGCATGAAAGGAGTTTGCTTGATGGGTGTAACCCCAGGGCACGTTATTGACCCACGGGCTGCGATGGCCGTCGTCGAGAAACTGTCCACGATTCTGGGGGTTGAAGTTGAGGCCGATTCGTTGAAAAAGCAAGCCGAGCGATTCGAGCGCGAATTCGTGGCACAGATGGAGGAGATGCCTTCGGCGCTAGAGGAGGTGCAGCAGGAGGCGGAAGAGGGTAAACCGGAAGAAGACCTCAGGTACATAGGGTGAGCCTCATTGGGACCACACTGGCGACACGCCGTCCGCGCTATTTCCTCGGCACTCTCTCCCCTTATCCCTCCCGCACTGTCTCCTTGGGTCGCCTTGGTTTCAGTATGTGTGGAAGAGTACGGTCCACCTCTCACAGCCGTGGCCTCAGGAATCGTGGCAGCATCTATCACCGGACACCCCGCACTCGCAATGGTTTCTGCCCTGATAGGAGAATTTACCGTGGGGGCTGCACTTCGCAGGAAGCTCCCACGAAATCCAGTTTCAACCCTGCTGTACTCTGCCGTGGGAGGAGCCGCAGTAGCCCCATTGGTACTCCGAGCTACGTTAACTCCCCTTCACGCCTTGATCTTCGGACTCACACTCCTTACGGCTTTCATCCGACCCCCGCTCGCCCCCATGATTTACGAGAAGCGGGAACGGTACGACCCGTGGAATTCGATCGTCCTAGCCGCGCTTATGATATACGGTCTCGCACCACTCGTAGGTCTCGAGAACTCTTGCTTGGCCTTCCTAGTCGCTAAAGGAGTAGATGGTGCCGGCGGTATCACGCAGTTCATCCCGAGATCGATCAATCCAGTGGTGTCGCTCAAGGGATTTCGGATCCGTGAGGTTGAGGAAGGAATCAGCCCGATCGGGACGTTCTTCGAGTTCTTAGCGGCGTCGGGGCTAGGGTGGCTGATCACCGGAAGCGCCCGGGGTGCCTTAGTAATGGGTATCGCCGTAACCGCGGCGGACATCCTCTCAAATGTTACCGGAGTCGAGGACCACCACAAGGGAGACGACCTGCTCATGATGCTATCATCGGCGTGGGTGATCCAAACTTTTGGAGTCTCGGGCTTAATGCGGCTCCTAGAGCTGATGCCGGGGTGGTGAGTGGTGGACCTGAGGTATCTAACCAGTGTCATCTCGGTATCACTGTTCGTTTACTCGGGCATAGACACCGAGCCGCTCCAGTATGTGACGGCCCAGTGGGTAGAAAGTGTGCTCCATTTAATGGGGCTCACCGTTCCCAAGTCCGGCTACATATTCCAGATCGGAACCGTAAGTGCGGTAATCGTGAAAGGATGCGTCGTCTGGCCCGCTATCTCGCTGTTCGTAGGACTGATCGTCGCCACCCCCGGTCCATCTGTGCTCCGAAAAATCGCTGCTCTCGTCGCGTCCGTAGCACTGCTCACGGCCGGCAACGTGCTAAGGCTGGCGGGCATGTTCTACATGATGGAGGTGTGGGGAGTGGGGTTCCGGCTAGCCCACGATGTGATCGGTCAGTTGGTGGGACTCGCCATCGTCATACTAGCGGCGTGGGTATCATTCTACATCGTGCCGGAAACCGAAGATAGACTCCGTGAAATAATCCCTTGGCCGGGTGAGTGAAGTGGGAGAGCAATACGACTCAGACCTACATCTACATTCCCAGTACTCGGGAGGCACCTCACCTAGGATGGTAATACGAGAGATAGCACGAGGGGCCGCTAAGAAAGGTCTAGATCTCGTTGGCACGGGCGACATACTACACCCGAGATGGAGACGCCACGTGCGGAGGGAGCTCGTAGAGGACGAATATGGACTCATTAAGGAGCCGAAAACCGGTGTACTGTTCGTCCCAACGGTAGAGGTCGAAGACGAGCGTCGCGTGCACCATTTAATCATCTTACCATCACTCGATCACGCCGAAGAACTGCATGGAGAACTTTCCAAGTACTCCGACGACATTGATGCTGAAGGCCGACCGCATCTGCGCATGACTGGGGCGGAGTTGGCGGATTTACTCAAAGATCACGACTGCCTCTTCGGACCTGCACACGCCTTCGTGCCGTGGACGAGCGTTTTCAAAGAGTACGACTCACTGAAAGAATGCTACAGTAGTGCCGTAGACCGCGTGGACTTCGTAGAACTTGGACTTTCGGCCGATTCCGATTACGCGGATCGGATATCGGAACTTCACGAGTACACGTTCCTCACGTGCTCCGATGCCCACTCCCCTTACCCGCATCGTCTGGGTCGCGAGTTCGTGAGGTTCGAGCTAGAGGAGCCGTCGTACGACGCTCTCAAAGCGGCGATCAGGAGGAAACCGGGTGGCCGCGTAGT
Above is a window of Methanopyrus sp. SNP6 DNA encoding:
- a CDS encoding 50S ribosomal protein L3; translated protein: MGRGGRRNPGRPRRGSLAFSPRKRASRPVPRIRSWPDEERVRVQGFAGYKAGMTHVIMIDDWPNSPTEGEEISVPVTILDAPPMYVAAIRAYAPTPDGYKCVTEAWVEIPEELEMDRVFTVPKDGEAGDLDKIEELVDEGIVEEIRVIVATQPKKAGVPKKKPDVMEHRIGGKDVRERFEYAVEILGEEIRAKDVFDEGEIVDVSAITKGKGFQGVVKRWGVTIQDRKAQRKQKGRHIGSIGPITPSRVRWTVPMAGQVGYHQRTEHNKRILKIGEDGEEVTPRGGFVNYGVVSGDYIMIHGTVPGPKKRLIRVRPAVRPPKNAPEGAPEILYISRTSQQGVRPKASEDEIVEQLGGPTSA
- a CDS encoding DUF1890 family protein, whose translation is MLVVSLGCPKIPPKISSAIYACHRYDDRVLVLSTETGCKLLEYADPEGLYVDETRTYEKYLEDPDAAGILLAFVTNDAELQIAVTLKEVSEPDDARAVCIEEFEDRLEDYGFLTAPVTGRRWKHDPKRWVKAVEDVLGASR
- a CDS encoding RDD family protein, with product MNPAPFELRFGAYAIDCVITAVISLLICLALACLVTPVKFLSTWSLTSWIYWTIFEGTYGESPGKRVFGLKVVNEEGEA
- a CDS encoding RNA-protein complex protein Nop10, with the translated sequence MPKRLRRCRECGEYTLQRDKCPHCGGNLEVPHPHRFSPEDPYGKYRRKLKKRMWAEKFGPPPGEGD
- a CDS encoding DUF1894 domain-containing protein produces the protein MTFCLEEREYEILMARRPFGDCARYIESKFGNIIKLRPGEEVLPGLRVIGCGKIPVAYGDGWIVLPITKPCHGSFVVKVEISAEELEWFRKKHVSGR
- a CDS encoding TIGR00375 family protein; amino-acid sequence: MGEQYDSDLHLHSQYSGGTSPRMVIREIARGAAKKGLDLVGTGDILHPRWRRHVRRELVEDEYGLIKEPKTGVLFVPTVEVEDERRVHHLIILPSLDHAEELHGELSKYSDDIDAEGRPHLRMTGAELADLLKDHDCLFGPAHAFVPWTSVFKEYDSLKECYSSAVDRVDFVELGLSADSDYADRISELHEYTFLTCSDAHSPYPHRLGREFVRFELEEPSYDALKAAIRRKPGGRVVLNVGLIPELGKYNRTACARCKRQFELDEAERLNWRCPECGGTIKKGVRDRVLELADLEKPEHPSHRPPYLRIIPLAEIIAKALGLSTITAKKVRAVWNSLVRRFGSEIDVLIETPTEKIAEVDERVAELLRSFREGTVNIRPGGGGEYGKIITDEESEREELRSRKPVQRTLDELIGRG
- a CDS encoding 50S ribosomal protein L44e; this translates as MAKIPKKIRTYCPYCRKHTIHEVERAKKNPARKMSWGQRQFERVLKGYGGFPRPKPSGEKPTKKVDLRYRCTECGKAHTRKGWRAGTLEITEE
- a CDS encoding translation initiation factor IF-2 subunit alpha, which produces MPRKLRDIPEEGEIVMATVERVEDHGAFVTLDEYPGVDGYIHISEVASGWVKNIGDYVKEGQKVVAKVIRVNPKRKYANLSLRKVTDHQRKEKLKEWKREQRAEKLLEMVAEELGKDLDEAYEEAGYKLIEEYGSLYDALERAAAEEGPEPLLKAGIPEEWAEKLAELAIENIEPGRVKIEAYVDLTCPAPNGVEIIREALEKIEEFQQGDVKMEVQYVGAPRYRITVDAPDYRTAEKMVRKAAQAAIDHVEEHGGEGEFHREIEEG
- a CDS encoding archaeosortase/exosortase family protein, with the translated sequence MVDLRYLTSVISVSLFVYSGIDTEPLQYVTAQWVESVLHLMGLTVPKSGYIFQIGTVSAVIVKGCVVWPAISLFVGLIVATPGPSVLRKIAALVASVALLTAGNVLRLAGMFYMMEVWGVGFRLAHDVIGQLVGLAIVILAAWVSFYIVPETEDRLREIIPWPGE
- a CDS encoding 30S ribosomal protein S27e, giving the protein MKRFTESDLVPQPRSRFLRVECVDCGNEQIIFGNVSTEVKCHICGRTLAKPTGGKAKILTKIKEVLE
- a CDS encoding 50S ribosomal protein L2, which produces MGKRIRPQRLGRGGPTYRAPSHRYRGRIEHRPYDEQEKKGKVAGKVVELLHDPARNAPVARVRFEDGEERLILVPEGTKVGDTIECGVSAEIKPGNTLPLAEIPEGVPIFNIEGQPGDGGKFARAPGCYATIIAHDVGRTYVQLPSGKVRTFDPRCRATIGVMSGGGKREKPFVKAGKKYHHMRSKGGKWPKVRGVAMNAVDHPFGGGNHQSPGKPTTIARGDPPGRKVGHIAARKTGRGGRR
- a CDS encoding 50S ribosomal protein L23 translates to MAKRYGPKIEDPHDVLLYPVATEKAMRLMEAENKLTFIVRRDANKPLIKRAVEELFDVEVEKVNTLITPTGEKKAYVKLKPEYRAEDVAVDLRIL
- a CDS encoding DJ-1/PfpI family protein, giving the protein MIAVLVDDGFEEIEFGAVVSVLSRGGLEWDLVGVEERAEGMGGMEVDIDSTVWDVEGGDYEGVIVPGGSAPTTLIGYRHCLNLIQSVESDGGVVVGLSSGALVLAEAGVLRGRKATTYPGFEAELKVNGAEPVPKGVVRDGNVVTSRGPAFAIEACLEVVRELCGDHMANSVARQLILK
- a CDS encoding proteasome assembly chaperone family protein, with product MDLLELARGNTVIKFDFEPEVEKPVLVEGLPGIGHVGKLAAEAMIEDLGAEKFAELYSPHFPPHVSVNEDGIVEVMRNEFYVYESEGNEPDIIFLIGEAQAQGELGQYKVTIRILQTVKEFGTEMIFTLGGLGTGTVPTEPKVVGAATHKELIDLLKEHGIEVRSGDKGGNIVGASGLLLGFGKMMGMKGVCLMGVTPGHVIDPRAAMAVVEKLSTILGVEVEADSLKKQAERFEREFVAQMEEMPSALEEVQQEAEEGKPEEDLRYIG
- the rpl4p gene encoding 50S ribosomal protein L4, whose amino-acid sequence is MEAPVFNLEGEDVDTIDLPSFFKEPVRKDLIRRAVLAAQANRRQPYGTDPRAGFRTSAESWGAGHGVAMVPRVKGRRHPAAGRAARVAQAVGGQKAHAPTPEKDWAQRVNRKERRVALRSALAATAKPEFVKERGHVIDDVPHLPVVVVDELRSVNKAREVREFFKNVGLWADVERAKRKRRIRAGKGKRRGRRYVKPKSVLIVVDEDDGIKLGARNHPGVDVVEAMHLGVEHLAPGAHPGRLTVFTPGALEVLEERLGE